The genomic stretch TTGAACCAGGGCAGCACCTTCACCGTCACCCTGCCCAAGTCCCGTCATCTTCGAGCCTGAAGACTATTTAAAACTCGTCATTCCCTCGTAGGCGGGAATCCAGAATATTCGCACTGATTAAAACACTGGATTCCCGTTTCCACGGGAATGACGGGAATGGGCTCTTTTTTGACTTTTTATGACCCGTCAAACCTGATAACCCCCCAACATTACCAACTTGTAATCTTCCGGTCAGCTTCCGGTCAGCTTCCGGGTTTATCATTCAACCATAATAAACCAGGATGCCGTCGAACATCCACCACCAATTAGGGAGGAAAAATATGGAACCGAAAAAAAGATTCAAGCAAATTTTCATCGCCCTGGTCATGATCGGGGCCTTAACCGGTACCGGCTTGGGGGTCTCCCTGGCCGTTAAACATTCCAATGCAGCCGTTTCTGCCGGGGCGACTTTGACCCAGCCCCCCATGGTCCCGGCAAACTTCAGTGACCTGGCCGAAAAGGTCCGTCCAGGGGTAGTCAACCTCCAGGTAGTCAAGAAAATAAAAAACGTCGGGATGGGATTTCATGACTTTCACGGATTCCCTTTTGGAGACAAGGATCCCTTTGGAGATTTCTTCGGACCCCCTTCACCGGGGAATCCTCCTAAAGGTTTTGCGCAGCGGGGTGTCGGGTCCGGTTTTGTCATAAGCCCGGACGGCTATATCCTGACCAACAACCATGTGATTGAAGAAGCCGATCAGATCAAGGTAAAGCTCAGCAACGGACAGGAGTATAAGGGAAAGGTTATCGGGCGGGACCCCAAGACCGACCTGGCCCTCATCAAAATTGAAGGGGCCACAGGTCTTCACTCCCTCAAACTGGGGAACTCGGAAGAGATGAAGGTCGGGAACTGGGTGGTTGCTGTGGGGAGTCCTTTCGGTTTGGAACAGACCGTCACCGCCGGTATCGTCAGTGCCAAGGGCCGGGTGATCGGCTCCGGGCCTTATGACAATTTTATTCAGACGGACGCCTCCATCAACCCCGGCAACAGCGGCGGCCCCCTGATCAACCTGAAGGGGGAAGTGGTGGGTATCAACACAGCCATTATGGCCCAAGGCCAGGGGATCGGTTTTGCCATTCCGATCAATATGGCCAAAGAGATCGCCGGTCAACTTAAAGACAAGGGCCGGGTAACCCGGGGCTGGCTGGGTGTGTCCATCCAGGAAGTGACCCCGGAACTGGCCAAGTCGTTCGGTCTTAAGGAAAACAAGGGTGCCCTGATTGCCCAGGTTGGACCAGACAGCCCGGCAGAAAAGGCCGGCCTCCAGCAGGGAGATGTTATCCTGGAATTTGACAGCCAGCCGGTGGCCGATTCCAAAGAACTGCCCAGGATCGTGGCCGGGACCCCGGTGGGCAAAACAGTTACGGTGAAGCTTGCACGGGAGGGGAAAACCATGGACCGTTCCTTGAAGGTGGGAGAGTTGCAGGAAAAGGCCGAAAGGGCCATGAGCCCTTCTTCCCATAAATCCCTGGGCCTGGCTGTCCAGGACCTTACTCCGGAAATCGCCCAGGGGCTCGGTTTGAAGAAGGCTGGCGGGGTGGTGGTGGCCCAGGTGGAACCCGGCAGCCCGGCCGCTGAGGCTGGCCTGCGGCAAGGCGATGTCATCCAGGAGGTCAATCGGAAACCGGTCAGGAATGCCGATGATTTTGTTCAAAAGATCGAAAAGGTCAAGGGCCAGGATACCGTCCTGCTCTTCATTCTGAGGGGAGAGCAAAAACTGTTTGCCGCTGTAACGTTGAAGTAGGGTGAACCTTAAGGATTTGGTATCAGGTTAGCCTTTTAATAATTTTTGACACGGATTTCATGGATTCAACAGATTCTTTATTTTCCCCCTGCGGCAGGCCCGCAGGGGGAAAACATCCCACCCGCCCGAACCCTCCTCGAATACTTGCCTCATAAATCCTTCGATCTTCCCCAACTCTTTTGGAGATGAACCAAAAATAATTTGTCAAGATAATATTTATCTTTTATAATAAGTTATGAGGAACCTGAGGAAGTTTTTGGTTGACCACTGGCCGTCAATCCAGAGGTCAATGGTTTTTGGTTACATCCCCAGAATCCTTTGAGTTGAGGAATTATAAAGAGACTTTAGAATAACTGTTAGCCTTTTACCTCCGCGGCCGAAGGATTACGAATACAACTATGATCAAAACAAAGCAGGACCTTATGGTCGCGATCGATCAGAACCGTTCTCACCTGAGAGCACTGGGAGTAAAAAGAATTGGACTTTTCGGTTCTTTTGTTCGCGGAGAGCAACGCCCTGACAGTGATATAGACCTGCTGGTCGAATTCGACCCAGGACAAAAGACTTTTGATACCTTCATGGAACTGGCCTTCTTTCTGGAGGAGCTTTTACAACATAGAATTGAACTTGTCACTTTGGAATCGCTCAGTCCCTATATTGGCCCTCACATCCTCAAGGAGGTCGAGTATGCCGCTCTCGCCGCTTGAGTATCTTCGGCACAGTGAACTTGAAAGTTAGGCCAAGGTTAGGAGGACACATGTCGAATCTTACCTGGTTCTTCCGCAGCCCTCGATCCGCGCCGTGTCCAGGTGAAACATTGAGTCCTCTTTACCTTCTCAGGCGGGACATTGACACGTGCTTCGGCAGTGATCCCAACACCGGAGTACTTTTGCAGCCCATAGACAAGTTGAGCGGTGCTCCCATCAACTGTCAGGCACTCTGGCCCGGAACTATGGCCATTCTGGCCGGTATAGACCTTCTTGGTAAGTTCCTCGTGGGCACGGATCAGACGCGCGGCCCAGGCAGTGTCACCGTCGGTGTTCGGTACAAAGATTTCTGCAAGCGTTATCTCGGTCTCTCCGAGCCCGATGCCAACCTCGTATACCAACTGCGGAACTCGATGCTGCACTCCTTCGGACTCTACGCAGAAGAGATAGATAGCCAAGGCAAGGTGAAGGCGACGTACAACTTTATTCTCAGTCTCGGCTCAGACGCTGTGGTTCAGCATCTCAAAGATGACTACTACCAAGTCGACATGCAGCGCCTCCGTGAGTTGTTCGATCAAGCTGTTGCCCAATACGAGGTAGACCTGAAGGATGCCAAGGATATCAATGACAAGTTTAATGTAATGTTGCCGAAGGTAAAACCTATTTCCTATAGGGTAAAGGTTGGATTCCCCTTCCCATGAGGAGAGGTTTTAAAGTATCATACTTGACATCGAGGTATACGTTCTATCGAATGGATTTTTGAAGAGATTTTTTTGGAAGGATTACGAAGAAAGGGTTCTGCCGCACAGCGGCTTACTTGAACCATTGGCTGCACAGTGGATCGCCGAAAAAGCTGACCCCCACTGAGCCATATGTTATTAGCCAAAAATAATACATGAAATAGACCATGCCCACAATACTTGCTATACTTGGCTGGAGATTGTTCTCCTACGCAAACGAGGGAAATGAGCCAATTCATGTTCATTGCCGAAAGGGCGAAATTGAGTGCAAATATTGGTTGGACCGGGAAACATTCGATATTGAGGAAGCCCTTTCATACAATATGTCTGAGAAAGATAAAAGACAGATAAGAAAAATAATATATGATCATTTTGAGTATATTGAGTTACAATGGGATGATTTTCAGAGGAGGCGACAGCAATGAATAAATATCATGATATTGGAGAAATTAAATTCCATGGAGACTTTCTTGAGGCTACCATTGATGGAGCGACAAGGAGATTTCAACTAAAAAATATATCTCCATTACTGGAAATGGCATCTGAAATAGAAAGGAAAACCTTCGAAGTCTCACCTTCTGGATATGGAATACACTGGCCACTATTGGATGAAGACATTTCCATTGATGGGTTGTTGGGAATTGTCCACGCTCCGATGAGAAAAAGAAAAACCGCATAACAGCCGGCTCAACCTGAGCGCGAGAAGCTCTGCGGCTCTAGGCGATAAAGGTCATTGGCGCGCCAGGTTAGCCGGAGCGTAGTAAGGAAGGAGAAGATATGATCAGGAAGTACATGCAGATAGCCTTGGATCACGCCAAAGATGAAATTCTCCCAGATGACGGGACGTATTATGGAGAGATTCTCGAGTGCCTGGTGTTTACTCAAATGCTCCTACACTGGAGCAGTGCAGAAACCAATTGGAGGAGATTCTTGAGGAGTGGGTTTTGATTCGCGTTTATAAAAACCTCCCTATTCCCCGAATTGAAAACATCGAAATAGAGATCAAAAAACAGGCAGCCGCCTGATGCCTTCCTTCGGTCTGGTCAAAAGGGATGTTCTCATCAAGGGCCTCCACAAAGATATTGGCAAGGAGTTTTTATTAAGAATTTTACGGCAATCTGAAATCTCCAAAGAAGAGTGGGAGAAGCTTTAGCCCGACTGTAAATAAATCTGAAAGGACGGAAAAAACATGAAAGTTTTGGCTTTTAATGGCAGCCCCAGGAAAGAAGGCAATACCACCATCCTCATTAACCATGTCTTTCGTGAACTTGAAAAAGAAGGGCTGGAAACGGAATTGGTCCAGTTGTCCGGGAAGAAAATTCATGGCTGTATCGCCTGTTATAAGTGTTTTGAAAATAAGGACCGGCGTTGTTCGGTCAAAGACGACTTTGCCAATGAATGCATCGAAAAAATGATTATGGCCGATGGGATAATCCTGGGTTCGCCTGTTTATTTTGCCGACGTTACGGCTGAGATGAAAGCCCTTATTGATCGGGCTGGTTTTGTTTCTCTGGCCAATGGAGGCCTGTATAAAAATAAGGTGGGGGCTTCTGTAGTAGCCTTACGTCGTACCGGGGGTATACACACTCTCGATTCCATGAATCACTTTTATCTTGCCGGGCAAATGATCATTGTGGGGAGAGGTATCGGGATCGGCAGGAATATAGGGGAAGTGGAAAAAGACGAAGAAGGGATTCAGATGGTTAAAACCCTTGGACAACGAATGGCCTGGTTGCTTAAGAAGGTGTCCGGATAAAATGGATCTGGCATCCTCAATTTTTGCCTTACGGTTTCGCGCCCGTCCTTGTACCGGGAAGAGGGTTTCAAGGTTGAGCTGCGGGGCGAATCAATCGGCAGAATGGTGGAGACGATGCGCATGTTCCTGGCGATTCACGAGGCCAATCTCCCTATTTCCATCGCCAACCCAGAGGGCGTTCGCAAACGGCTTCTGGCTCAGGACAACATCGGAATCATCCCATCTTACGACCCCCTGCACAGGGCTAACCAGCATTTCGGAAAGGATGAAGATGTTTTCGATGTCATGTACTACGATGATCTGGGCCGGTTCAAGCGTCGGATAGCCCCTTTCGTTACGTGGGAACCGTTACCCCTCCTGAAACCAAGAGACGTCTGACCAAGGGAAGAGTCCTATTCCCCTTTCCCATGATCGAAAAATATTTCCGTAAGTCAAATTCATAATTCTCAAGGATACCTTGACATTTGCTTCAGGACACGCTAAAAAGAAATCCGCTTATCGTTATTTTTACCAGCGGCTGTTTAAGTAATAATAAGTTATTGTTTGGATTTAAGGAAATAATTTCTCTATTCGAATTAAGGAAAAGGTATGACAAAATTTAATCTTGATTTGGCCAAAGAAGTATTGAACGAAATGAAAACTGAAGCGGAAAAAGGTGACCTTGGCGATGTGTCTGCGGAATATATAAAAGGCATGGAATTCGCCGTTGAAGAAATGAGTAATGAAGAGAATGATTTTATTAAGGGTGTAATCGACTTCATCAGAGAGTATGATGAAAAAAAGCGCCTTCTTCTAAAGCCTGTAATTATCTAATTTAAATTAGTTTTTTAAGTTCCGGCGGGTTGGAGGTCTTGGCCGATTCGCCTTTGTCAGTAAAGGGCTGAGAACTTTTCAGCCCTTTTTTGACAAAATTCTCGCATGGCTTTGATTTGGGCCGGGCAGAAAAGGTCTTTCTGAACTTGTTTGTCCGTGGAAACGCGAGGTTATATTTATTTGATTTTACTTGAATTATAACCATTGATGATCCCCCCTGGTTAAAAATTATCGGGCAAGATCTTCTTAATTTACGGTAATGCCGAATATCTTCCTGGCCTCATCCGGCGTTGCCGGCTGGCAGCCGAGAGACTCGATAATCCGCACGGCATTTTCAACCAACTCGAAGTTACCCTTGGCCAACTCCCCGTTAGGCATCCGGATATTATCTTCCAGACCGACCCGCACATGGCCGCCGCAAAGGACGGACTGGGTAATGGCCGGCCATTCTTCAATCCCCACGCCGCAGGTGGAAAAATTAGCCCCCGGGGGTAGGGCCCCGACCATGGCCACAAAGGATCCGGGCCGGAAGGCCGCTCCGCCGCAGACGCCCCAGACGAAATTGAAATTGACCGGATCGGTGAAAATTCCGCCCGGGGAGAGGAAATAATAGTTATCGATACCGGCCGAAGAATAGACCTCCAGTTCCGGTTTGGTTCCGATGGACTGCATCATCTTGGCCAGATTGGAGATGGTAAAAAAGGTATTATCAAAGGTATAGTCCACGATGACCTCGCCGGTCTTCCGGTTTACGGCTGCAAAGTTCATGGTTCCCATATTAAGCGAGGCCATCTCCGGCCGTACCTGTTCGATCTGAGCGATCCTCTGTTCCGGTGTGGCCCCCATGCCCAGGGCCGAGGTCATGTTGACGATCAGCTCCGGGGTCCTCTCCTTGATGGCCTCATGACTTTCCCTGATGCGCTCGATACGGGTCGAGTTGGTCCCGTCGTCCTCGACGGCGTGGACATGGACCATGGCCGCCCCGGCCTTATAGGCCAGATGGGCGGCCTCGGCCAATTCTTTCGGGGTATAAGGTGTATTGGGGTTCTGATTTTTTCGGGTCGCCGATCCGACCAGCGCGCAGGTGATGATGACTTTCCTTCCCATGGTTTTTACCTCCATCATTAAAATAAAAATATTATGGCGAGGTTTCTTTTAAAGAATCAATATGACTGATTAGTCAGTCATATAGATTCTTTAAAATATTAGTAAAGGTGAAAAAAGTCAATAGAAAATTTAAATTTTTGCTATCAAATAGAGACAATATCTTTACCGGAAAGATGATGCTCCGCGTTTCTCCTGAGATACATGCCAAAGCTCTCGCCATGGCAAAAATCTCAGGCAAAAGCCTTAATCAATGGGCTGAAGGGGTTTTACGTAAAGCCGCTCATGTTTAAATAGAGCAAAATGGCGTTGACAGCTTCTTTTTCATGGCCTGCTTTGCTTCTTCTTGCACTCCACCAGATGAAGTGAGTTAAAGAATCCATTGAACTCTGCCTCGAAGTGGAGCAACCCGCAGCCACCGGGTTCATTGGGTTCAGCGAATGGCGGTCAAGGCGTGAGTAACTTTCCACTTTGTAAATCCAGTTTTTCTATCCTTCGGACAACACTCGGCGGGAAAAAGGAGGACAGAGATCGAAGTCGGTCGGGATCCAGATCATCCAGCTCCAATTCCCCTCCCAGTGGTAGTCTGTGGCGCAGGTAGATGGTGTCAAGCAAGGCCTTTTCTGCGGTGGCCATCAGAATCCCATCCAGGTTAAGGATCTGATCGGGCATATAGAGGCCTTCCTGAATACGGCTGTATTCGATGGTAAACTCATGGTAGATAATCCTGTTTCGCCGGCCGACGGCAGAGGACAAGGTTACGGCCGTGCAGACGGTGGGCACTTGCAGTATAATCCCATGGTAATTGAGGGCCCACTCCCCGGAGATATATGACGGCTGGCGGGCAAAGCAGGCCACTCGCTCCACCGAAGGGGGCTGGGGGCTGAACAAGACATTCCAGTAGATCCGGTTGGCAATTTTTTGAACATATCTCCTTCGGGCGGCCCGAAAAAGAAAAACGTTTTCATCGGAAACGAACTTAGCAACGTCCGCTACGGTAAACAGAGGCACCGGAAGACGGCGCAGCACATCGGTCATCGAAAGAGATCGGGCAGACATCAAGGACCTTTTCTGGTTTTAATTTGAAAATACAGTTTCAAGTCTCAAGTCTCAAGTTGCAAATATAAAAACTTTACACCTTCAATTCATTTTCATGCTTGGCGGTGACCCCTGGGTCTTGAGTGGTTAGTTCGAAGGCAGAGCCGGAAGGCTTCCTGCACGGCGGAAAGAAGATCCCGAAAATTTTCACGGGCCAGGACTTCCAGGGTCTGCGCCTCGATAAATCGAGAAAGGTCCTGGTGTATTTCGCCGGCTAGGGCTTTTCGATCCCCGGTGCTGAGTTTATCCAGTCCGGCGTAAAAAGCGGCAGGAGTTTTTTCCGTGAAGGGGACGGCATACATGGAAAGCTTACGGTCCAGCCCCCCGGGGTCCGGCCGAACTCCCAGTGTTTTGGTCAGGAACCAGACATCAAAAAAGTCCCGCCCCTTGGTGTAAGGGCGTTCCATGAGCGCCCGCATTTTATCGGTCAGGATTTCTTCGGCCGTTTCCACATTAATGATAACCGCCGCACCCGCTGACCCGAAACCGGCTTCACGCAGGAAATAGGCCACAGCCGGGGCGGATTGCATGATAATTTTATCAGTGTTTGGCCTCATGACCCCGGCCAATTGTTCGAATTCCACTTTGACGCTGACCTTCTGTCGCTTTTCGGAGGGGGCAAAATCGAAAAAAGCCCGGTAGGCGCCGTCTCGACTTTTTTTAGGTTTCAGGGAAAAGTCTCCAGGACCGAAATTAGCCACCATATACCGTCGGACCTGCTCGGCGGCCGAATCGACCATTACGGCGGCCTTCTCTGAGGACCAGGGCGAAACCAGATCCAGATCCTCGGAAAATCGTAAGCCTCCATAGAACCAGCGAATGGCTGTACCCCCCTGGAAAAAAACTTCCCGGCTTTCTTTGAGTGAGAACAGACACTGCAAAACGATTAACTGGGCGATCTCGGCCTGCCGAATTCTGAATTGGTCAAAGGTTTTCATCTTAATTGCATTATACTACATTTTAGAAGTAATTTGCAATTAAAATTATTAGGAGTGGACATGTATGGGGGAGATGAAAAATCTTTCCTTGTTCAATCGAAAGACGGACAAGGCGGAAGGCTGTCCCTTGGCCGATCCGCCGGGACAAACCTTCCGATCGGACCCTGTCACTTTTCTTTGGCAGCGAGGCATTCAACCTGAACACGTGCTCCCAAGATCAGCCCGCTGCCAACCAGAGCGCTCCGGGCCGGGTATTTGTCCGTAAAGAAGGATTTGTAAATCTCGTTGAATGCTGTCCATTCCGACATATCGGCCAGGACCACCGTGCACTTCACCAGATCCTGCATGGAGTAGCCGTGAGCCTCGACTAATGTTTTAATATTTTTCATGGCCTGCTTTGCTTCTTCTTTCACTCCACCAGGCACCAATGTAAAGGTGCCAGGCAGGTTTCCGATTTGTGCCGAAAGGAAGAGCGTATTCCCGTGTCGAACCGCTTCGGAGATCGGAAGATTTTTAGGCAGGATTTTCCCGGAACCATAGAATTCGATTGAGGAGGTTTGATCCGCTCCTGACGGCTGGACTGCAAACAGACTCATAAAGATCGCGATTGCCCACAAATAATTATTCATTTTTCCCTTCCTGTTGTAAATGATCCCTTGCCCAGGAATTGGGCAGCACCCCTGTTTGATAAAACCTGATATTCAGCCGGCCGCTTTTCTCAATTCCTCCAGGAGATTGTCCTCAACCTCGATCCTTCCGGAGGCCCGGATCTCGGCCGCCTGGCGGTTGCCTCTTTCTCCGGGCACGAAGATTTCTTCGATGCCTGGAAGCTTTTTCGTGGCTTTGATTTTTTCGATCAGCGCGGTCACATTACGAATAAATTCATCCCGGTCTCCGAAGAGATTGGGATCAATGGCCAGCACGAGATGTCCCCAATTCTTGGCGGGGTCGCCGACTCCGGCACAGGCTGCGCAGACCAGCGGCCCGGCCAGAATTTCTATAATCAGAGACAGTCCGGCCCCTTTATAACCCCGGTCAAAGGATCGTATCGCCCCTTTGATCGCCTGAGCCGGATCGGTGGTGGGCCGGCCTGATGGATCATAGGCCACATCACCGGGAATGGGTTTGCCTGCCGTCTGGGCCTCAACGAGCCCGTAAAAGGCCATGGCGGCGGTGGACATGTCCAGAATAATCGGGTCGGGCTTTGCGGGAATCCCGATGGCCAGAGGATTCGTTCCAAAAATCGGCTGAAAGGAACCGGCCGTGGCCACTCGCGGCGGGGAGCTGGCAAAGACCATCCCAACCAGACCCTGCCTGGCAATTTCTGCGGCCACGTATCCGATGGCGCCGGAAGAGGTGGAGGTGTTGAAGGTCCCGGCGATCCCTACCCCGCAAGCCTTAACCTTTTCCAGGACCACGTCCAGAGCCTTCTTGACCACGACCATGGCCTGGTTCTGGTTTCCGTTTATTTTGGCCGACAGGGCGGTTTCCTTTTCAATCACTACCTCCCCGGCCTTCGGATCTTTGGGGATGCCTTTGCCGATGAGCTTAACCACGCCCTGATTGTTGCCCCTCAACTGGGCATACAGCAGCATCTCCCGTATGGTGGTCGTCTCACTGTCGTTATACCCGTACTTTTTAATGGCTTTTGTGGTAAGCGCTTCAAGTTCATTCAGTTCAACCTTCATCTATTTCTCCTTTTGACAATTAGAATGTTCCGCGGTTCAATTAATGGGCGATCCCTGCTTTTTTAACCTTAAAAAGACAAGACTTTTCTTTTGAGGCATTGGAGAAGATGGCGCCCAAGGCGATCGTGGCCAAGGCGGCGGAGATGGTGGGAGGCTGCAAAGGGGCGATCGACATCACCGCGATGTTAGCCAGTTTTAAACGTTTTGCGTTCTAACAATATAACTTTAAGTCATAGATGAAATGCCCCCCCCGTGTTCATGGCTGGGTGTGATCCCAGATAGTCCTTACCTTCTTTAATGACATAGCCAGGTAGTCCCGATCGGGCGAGAAAACCTCAATGGTCATCGTACGATCGTAGCCGGAGCCTTTAATTGCTCTTAATCCTGCAGACACCTCCACCCGTCCCGCGCCCAGGGGCAGATGTTCATCTTCCTGGCCGTTATTGTCCCCTATGTGCACATGCCCGATCCGTCCCTGAGCCATTTTGACAAAGGCCGCGGCCTGGCCTTTAGGAGAACGGATATTGGCATGGGCCAGGTCGAGGGTCATCATCAATCCGGGATTCTGGCGGAGAACTTCTTTGAATTCTTCAGGGCGAACCATAT from Deltaproteobacteria bacterium encodes the following:
- a CDS encoding flavodoxin family protein; the protein is MKVLAFNGSPRKEGNTTILINHVFRELEKEGLETELVQLSGKKIHGCIACYKCFENKDRRCSVKDDFANECIEKMIMADGIILGSPVYFADVTAEMKALIDRAGFVSLANGGLYKNKVGASVVALRRTGGIHTLDSMNHFYLAGQMIIVGRGIGIGRNIGEVEKDEEGIQMVKTLGQRMAWLLKKVSG
- a CDS encoding DUF2442 domain-containing protein; protein product: MNKYHDIGEIKFHGDFLEATIDGATRRFQLKNISPLLEMASEIERKTFEVSPSGYGIHWPLLDEDISIDGLLGIVHAPMRKRKTA
- a CDS encoding DUF4160 domain-containing protein, whose amino-acid sequence is MPTILAILGWRLFSYANEGNEPIHVHCRKGEIECKYWLDRETFDIEEALSYNMSEKDKRQIRKIIYDHFEYIELQWDDFQRRRQQ
- a CDS encoding nucleotidyltransferase family protein, coding for MIKTKQDLMVAIDQNRSHLRALGVKRIGLFGSFVRGEQRPDSDIDLLVEFDPGQKTFDTFMELAFFLEELLQHRIELVTLESLSPYIGPHILKEVEYAALAA
- a CDS encoding Ldh family oxidoreductase, translated to MKVELNELEALTTKAIKKYGYNDSETTTIREMLLYAQLRGNNQGVVKLIGKGIPKDPKAGEVVIEKETALSAKINGNQNQAMVVVKKALDVVLEKVKACGVGIAGTFNTSTSSGAIGYVAAEIARQGLVGMVFASSPPRVATAGSFQPIFGTNPLAIGIPAKPDPIILDMSTAAMAFYGLVEAQTAGKPIPGDVAYDPSGRPTTDPAQAIKGAIRSFDRGYKGAGLSLIIEILAGPLVCAACAGVGDPAKNWGHLVLAIDPNLFGDRDEFIRNVTALIEKIKATKKLPGIEEIFVPGERGNRQAAEIRASGRIEVEDNLLEELRKAAG
- a CDS encoding 3-keto-5-aminohexanoate cleavage protein, coding for MGRKVIITCALVGSATRKNQNPNTPYTPKELAEAAHLAYKAGAAMVHVHAVEDDGTNSTRIERIRESHEAIKERTPELIVNMTSALGMGATPEQRIAQIEQVRPEMASLNMGTMNFAAVNRKTGEVIVDYTFDNTFFTISNLAKMMQSIGTKPELEVYSSAGIDNYYFLSPGGIFTDPVNFNFVWGVCGGAAFRPGSFVAMVGALPPGANFSTCGVGIEEWPAITQSVLCGGHVRVGLEDNIRMPNGELAKGNFELVENAVRIIESLGCQPATPDEARKIFGITVN
- a CDS encoding RidA family protein, giving the protein MNNYLWAIAIFMSLFAVQPSGADQTSSIEFYGSGKILPKNLPISEAVRHGNTLFLSAQIGNLPGTFTLVPGGVKEEAKQAMKNIKTLVEAHGYSMQDLVKCTVVLADMSEWTAFNEIYKSFFTDKYPARSALVGSGLILGARVQVECLAAKEK
- a CDS encoding nucleotidyl transferase AbiEii/AbiGii toxin family protein — its product is MKTFDQFRIRQAEIAQLIVLQCLFSLKESREVFFQGGTAIRWFYGGLRFSEDLDLVSPWSSEKAAVMVDSAAEQVRRYMVANFGPGDFSLKPKKSRDGAYRAFFDFAPSEKRQKVSVKVEFEQLAGVMRPNTDKIIMQSAPAVAYFLREAGFGSAGAAVIINVETAEEILTDKMRALMERPYTKGRDFFDVWFLTKTLGVRPDPGGLDRKLSMYAVPFTEKTPAAFYAGLDKLSTGDRKALAGEIHQDLSRFIEAQTLEVLARENFRDLLSAVQEAFRLCLRTNHSRPRGHRQA
- a CDS encoding toxin-antitoxin system HicB family antitoxin, translated to MMLRVSPEIHAKALAMAKISGKSLNQWAEGVLRKAAHV
- a CDS encoding DegQ family serine endoprotease, producing MEPKKRFKQIFIALVMIGALTGTGLGVSLAVKHSNAAVSAGATLTQPPMVPANFSDLAEKVRPGVVNLQVVKKIKNVGMGFHDFHGFPFGDKDPFGDFFGPPSPGNPPKGFAQRGVGSGFVISPDGYILTNNHVIEEADQIKVKLSNGQEYKGKVIGRDPKTDLALIKIEGATGLHSLKLGNSEEMKVGNWVVAVGSPFGLEQTVTAGIVSAKGRVIGSGPYDNFIQTDASINPGNSGGPLINLKGEVVGINTAIMAQGQGIGFAIPINMAKEIAGQLKDKGRVTRGWLGVSIQEVTPELAKSFGLKENKGALIAQVGPDSPAEKAGLQQGDVILEFDSQPVADSKELPRIVAGTPVGKTVTVKLAREGKTMDRSLKVGELQEKAERAMSPSSHKSLGLAVQDLTPEIAQGLGLKKAGGVVVAQVEPGSPAAEAGLRQGDVIQEVNRKPVRNADDFVQKIEKVKGQDTVLLFILRGEQKLFAAVTLK